Proteins found in one Triticum aestivum cultivar Chinese Spring chromosome 4D, IWGSC CS RefSeq v2.1, whole genome shotgun sequence genomic segment:
- the LOC123098949 gene encoding uncharacterized protein translates to MDRRAFRSNSCNSKNTAPPPSPSAASAAVYRTSSAPVGGSKDNVGERKALLPRRPEGGTARKAYKGPKRRVQWKDTHGKKLAEVLEFQPSDSSDSDDDYLDTCICSVM, encoded by the exons ATGGATCGCCGAGCCTTCAGGAGTAACTCGTGCAACAGCAAGAACACGGCGCCTCCCCCCTCGCcctcggcggcgtcggcggcggtgtaCCGGACGTCCTCGGCGCCGGTGGGGGGCTCCAAGGACAACGTCGGCGAGCGCAAGGCGCTGCTGCCCCGGCGCCCCGAGGGCGGCACGGCCCGCAAGGCCTACAAGGGCCCCAAGCGGCGGGTGCAGTGGAAGGACACCCACGGGAAGAAGCTCGCCGAGGTCTTGGAATTCCAGCCTAG TGATTCAAGTGACTCGGATGATGATTATTTGGATACTTGCATATGCTCAGTCATGTAA
- the LOC123098950 gene encoding eisosome protein SEG2, translating into MGCFLGCFGGAKSKKERRHRRRKQRSPSHSPSKAARDAEAASAAAPLLATLLELRDSADDLCLAVVAKKKVTFDPNVTAYEAPPIPEGEEAATEEEEEGRAAAGGEEAWTLLGPECAKSEAFPLNHRYGNCAGADDDSDYEDCYDDDDDDEYDDDEDDEEEEGLDGIDECAVDDDEEQGGLLGIARGEEEACESLFLLPAPRTTKDSAAAAQTGAAAEATAALSSVENFSQWKDAKPHTAAPKDSEKENIVRLSDSATAPDMKKEKPAVSWDYTPRTPSKQEASVDASLSTWLGSSGTPESNYSVRSYSPISREDRPILGALTVEDIKISSANSSPRRSRSPSPSPDDMPILGTVGAYWNCSDAKGGSDDSVTRGGFMKTRSRFGQNLA; encoded by the exons ATGGGCTGCTTCCTCGGCTGCTTCGGGGGCGCCAAGTCCAAGaaggagcgccgccaccgccggcgcaAGCAGCGCTCCCCCTCCCACTCCCCCTCCAAGGCCGCCCGCGACGCcgaggccgcctccgccgccgccccgctcctcgCCACCCTCCTCGAGCTCAG GGATTCGGCCGATGACCTGTGCCTGGCCGTCGTCGCCAAGAAGAAGGTGACGTTCGACCCCAACGTGACCGCCTACGAGGCGCCGCCGATCCCCGAGGGCGAGGAGGCCgcgacagaggaggaggaggagggccgcgccgcggcgggcggcgaggaggcgtggaCGCTGCTGGGGCCCGAGTGCGCGAAATCAGAGGCGTTCCCGCTCAACCACAGGTACGGCAACTGCGCCGGCGCCGACGACGACAGCGACTACGAGGACTgctacgacgacgacgacgacgatgagtacgatgacgatgaggacgacgaagaggaggaggGCTTGGACGGGATCGACGAGTgcgcggtggacgacgacgaggagcaagGCGGGCTTCTGGGCATCGcgcgcggcgaggaggaggcgtgCGAGTCGCTCTTCCTGCTCCCGGCGCCCAGGACCACCAAGGACAGCGCCGCTGCCGCTCAGACCGGAGCAGCAGCTGAGGCAACCGCCGCGCTCAGCTCGGTGGAGAACTTCAGCCAGTGGAAGGACGCCAAGCCACACACCGCCGCGCCCAAGGATTCAGAGAAGGAGAACATCGTCAGGCTCTCCGACTCGGCGACGGCCCCTGATATGAAAAAAGAGAAGCCGGCGGTGAGCTGGGACTACACCCCCAGGACGCCGAGCAAGCAGGAGGCCTCGGTGGACGCGAGCCTCTCCACGTGGCTGGGCTCCTCGGGGACGCCGGAGAGCAACTACTCGGTGCGGTCCTACTCGCCGATCAGCCGGGAGGACCGGCCCATCCTCGGCGCCCTCACCGTGGAGGACATCAAGATCTCCTCGGCCAACTCGTCGCCGAGGCGGTCGCGGTCCCCGAGCCCGAGCCCCGACGACATGCCGATCCTGGGCACCGTGGGGGCTTACTGGAACTGCAGCGATGCCAAGGGCGGCAGTGATGATTCGGTGACGAGAGGCGGGTTCATGAAGACCAGGAGCAGATTTGGGCAG AACTTGGCATGA